In one window of Onychomys torridus chromosome 5, mOncTor1.1, whole genome shotgun sequence DNA:
- the Nod2 gene encoding nucleotide-binding oligomerization domain-containing protein 2 isoform X3: MCSQEGFQAQRSQLVALLVSESLEGFESILDWLLSWEVLSWEDYEGLSLPGQPLSHSARRLLDTVWNKGDWGCQKLLEAVQEAKANSHTLELHSCWDTHSLHPTRDLQSHRPAIVRGLYNHIEAVLEQAREGGFLSQYECDEIRLPIFTSSQRARRLLDLATVKANGLSDFLLQYIKELPSLPLPREAAECQRFVSKLRTMVAAQSRFLSTYDGSDNLCLEDIYTENILELRTEVGRAGALQKSPAILGLEELFGTHGHLNKDADTVLVVGEAGSGKSTLLQRLHLLWATGQNFQEFLFVFPFSCRQLQCMGKPLSLRTLLFEHCCWPDVGQHDVFQFLLDHPDRVLLTFDGLDEFKFRFTDRERHCSPTDPTSVQTLLFNLLQGNLLKNACKVLTSRPDAVSALLRKFVRTECHLKGFSEEGIELYLRKHHREPGVADRLIHLLQATSALHGLCHLPVFSWMVSRCHQELLLQNGGFPTTSTDMYLLILQHFLLHASPPDTYPPGLGPELLRSWLPTLLHLGHLALRGLALSCYVFSVQQLQAAQVDSEDISLGFLVPAQSVVPGSKAPLEFLHITFQCFFAAFYLAVSVDTSAASLRHLFSCGRLGNSLLGRLLPSLCIQGSRVKKGSEVALLQKAEPHNLQITAAFLAGLLSKEHRDLLTACQISKRVLLQRQACIRSCLAQSLREHFHNIPPAVPGEAKSMHAMPGFIWLIRSLYEMQEEQLAQEAVRRLDIGHLKLTFCRVGPAECAALAFVLRHLQRPVALQLDHNSVGDVGVEQLLPCLGVCTALYLRDNNISDRGICTLIEYALRCEQLQKLALFNNKLTDGCTSSMAKLLAHRQNFLSLRLGNNHITAAGAQVLAQGLKSNTSLKFLGFWGNSVGDKGTQALAEAVAGHQSMIWLSLVGNNIGIEGAQALALMLEKNRSLEELCLEGKPCL, encoded by the exons ATGTGCTCACAGGAAggcttccaggcacagaggagccagctggtggcactgttggtCTCAGAGTCCTTGGAGGGCTTCGAGAGCATCTTGGACTGGCTCCTGTCCTGGGAGGTGCTGTCTTGGGAGGACTATGaaggcctcagcctccctggccaacctctctcccattctgccAGGCGCCTGCTGGACACAGTCTGGAACAAGGGTGATTGGGGCTGTCAGAAGCTCCTTGAAGCTGTCCAGGAGGCCAAGGCCAACAGTCACACCCTTGAACTACACAGCTGCTGGGACACTCACTCCCTTCATCCAACCAGAGACCTGCAGAGTCATCGGCCAGCCATCGTCAGGGGACTCTACAACCACATAGAAGCTGTACTGGAGCAGGCAAGGGAGGGGGGATTCCTGAGCCAGTACGAATGTGATGAGATCAGGCTGCCAATCTTCACGTCATCCCAGAGG GCAAGGAGGCTGCTTGATCTCGCCACAGTGAAGGCAAATGGACTGTCCGATTTCCTTCTACAGTACATCAAGGAATTACCTTCACTGCCCCTGCCTCGTGAGG CTGCTGAGTGTCAAAGGTTCGTATCGAAGCTGAGGACCATGGTGGCAGCTCAGTCTCGCTTCCTCAGTACTTACGATGGGTCAGACAATCTTTGCCTGGAGGATATATACACAGAGAACATCTTGGAGCTGCGGACAGAGGTGGGCAGGGCTGGGGCCCTGCAGAAGAGCCCTGCCATCCTGGGCCTGGAGGAACTCTTTGGTACCCATGGCCACCTGAACAAGGATGCAGACACTGTCCTGGTGGTGGGGGAGGCAGGCAGCGGCAAGAGTACTCTCCTACAGCGGTTGCACTTGCTGTGGGCGACCGGCCAGAACTTCCAGGAGTTTCTCTTCGTCTTCCCGTTCAGCTGCCGGCAGCTGCAGTGCATGGGCAAACCACTGTCTCTAAGGACGCTGCTCTTTGAGCATTGCTGTTGGCCCGATGTTGGTCAGCATGATGTCTTCCAATTCCTCCTTGACCATCCTGACCGTGTCCTGTTAACCTTTGACGGCTTGGATGAGTTCAAGTTCCGGTTCACAGACCGGGAGCGTCACTGCTCTCCGACTGACCCCACGTCAGTCCAGACGCTGCTTTTCAATCTTCTTCAGGGGAACTTGTTGAAGAATGCCTGCAAGGTGCTGACCAGTCGCCCAGATGCTGTGTCAGCGCTCCTCCGGAAGTTTGTCCGTACAGAATGCCACCTGAAGGGCTTCTCGGAAGAGGGCATTGAACTGTACCTGAGAAAGCACCACCGGGAACCTGGAGTGGCAGACCGCCTCATCCACCTGCTCCAAGCCACATCTGCCCTGCATGGTTTGTGCCACCTCCCTGTCTTCTCTTGGATGGTGTCCAGATGCCACCAGGAACTGCTGCTGCAGAACGGGGGGTTCCCCACGACCAGCACAGACATGTACCTCCTGATCCTACAGCATTTCCTGCTCCATGCCTCCCCTCCAGATACCTACCCTCCTGGCCTGGGACCTGAGCTCCTTCGAAGTTGGCTCCCTACCCTCCTGCACCTTGGCCACCTGGCTCTCCGGGGCCTGGCCCTGAGCTGCTATGTGTTCTCAGTCCAGCAGCTCCAGGCAGCACAGGTTGACTCTGAGGATATTTCTCTTGGTTTCCTGGTACCGGCCCAAAGTGTGGTGCCTGGGAGCAAGGCACCCCTGGAATTCCTGCACATCACCTTCCAGTGCTTTTTTGCCGCATTCTACTTGGCAGTCAGTGTGGACACATCGGCAGCCTCACTCAGGCACCTCTTCAGCTGTGGCCGGCTGGGCAACTCACTGCTGGGTAGGCTGCTGCCCAGTCTGTGTATCCAGGGCTCCAGAGTCAAGAAGGGCAGTGAAGTGGCTTTACTACAGAAGGCTGAGCCACACAACCTGCAGATCACAGCAGCCTTCCTAGCGGGTCTGTTGTCCAAGGAACATCGGGACCTGTTGACCGCATGCCAGATCTCTAAGAGGGTTCTACTCCAGCGCCAGGCATGTATCCGCTCCTGTCTGGCTCAGAGCCTTCGTGAACACTTCCACAACATCCCACCTGCTGTGCCTGGTGAGGCCAAGAGCATGcatgccatgcctggcttcatttGGCTCATCCGCAGCTTGTATGAGATGCAGGAGGAGCAGTTGGCACAGGAGGCCGTACGTCGCTTGGACATTGGACACCTGAAGTTGACCTTTTGCAGAGTGGGCCCTGCTGAGTGTGCTGCCTTGGCCTTTGTGCTGCGGCACCTCCAGCGGCCTGTGGCCCTGCAGCTAGACCACAACTCTGTTGGTGATGTTGGAGTGGAACAGTTGCTGCCCTGCCTTGGTGTCTGCACAGCTCTGTA TTTGCGAGATAACAATATCTCAGATCGAGGTATCTGCACACTCATTGAGTATGCTCTTCGTTGTGAGCAGCTGCAGAAGCTAGC GCTCTTCAACAACAAACTCACGGATGGCTGCACCTCCTCCATGGCCAAGCTCCTTGCACACAGGCAGAACTTCTTGTCTTTGAG GCTGGGGAACAATCACATTACGGCTGCTGGAGCTCAGGTGCTGGCCCAGGGGCTCAAGAGCAACACCTCCCTGAAGTTCCTGGG GTTTTGGGGCAACAGTGTGGGTGACAAAGGTACCCAAGCCCTGGCTGAAGCTGTGGCTGGTCACCAGAGCATGATATGGCTCAG CCTGGTGGGGAACAACATTGGCATCGAGGGTGCCCAAGCCTTGGCACTGATGCTGGAGAAGAACAGGTCCCTGGAGGAACTCTG CCTGGAGGGAAAACCATGTCTGTGA